The nucleotide sequence GCGCTTACCGGGATCGACGAATCCGTCCTGCCGCGCTATCTGCGCACCCTGGAAGCTCTCAATCTGATTGAGGAAACAAGCCGCGGGACGTATACCGGCACCACCCTTGCCAAGTTGCTGCGCCGTGACGCCGGCCCCCTATATGGGCAGGCCCTAATGTCGGGAACCGAGTATTACGATGCATGGGCTCAACTAGATCAGTGTCTTACGGATGGCGTTTCAGGCCTTGAACGAAGCGCCGGAACAACGCTGTGGGATCGGCTGCTTCAACAACCCGACTCTGCTGCGTCATTCGCGCGAACAATGGGATGGAACTCTCGCCGTGCGTTGGCTGAGGTCAGTGTTTTCTATGAATTTCCCAATATAGGACTGATTGCAGACCTTGGTGCTGGTGACGGTTCCTTCCTCGCTGGCATCCTTGAAGGTCGAACAGCGCTTCGCGGGATTGCACTCGAGCATCCCGCGATGGTCGAGCACACGCGACGCACGGTCAGAGCAACTGGCCTGGCTGACCGATGCGATGTAGTTGAAGGGGATATCCTTCGGGGCGATTTACCGACCGCAGACCTGTACATCTTGAAATCCGTGCTTCACAACTGGAACGACGACAGTGCGCGGATGATTCTCAGCCACTGCCGTCGAGTCATGCAGCCTCACAGCAAGCTGTTGATCATCGAGAGAGGCTTCGAC is from Vicinamibacterales bacterium and encodes:
- a CDS encoding methyltransferase, with amino-acid sequence MVQTDEELLVHLLRGSALTQVIASAVRFRIPDLTCDRTVTVAELTALTGIDESVLPRYLRTLEALNLIEETSRGTYTGTTLAKLLRRDAGPLYGQALMSGTEYYDAWAQLDQCLTDGVSGLERSAGTTLWDRLLQQPDSAASFARTMGWNSRRALAEVSVFYEFPNIGLIADLGAGDGSFLAGILEGRTALRGIALEHPAMVEHTRRTVRATGLADRCDVVEGDILRGDLPTADLYILKSVLHNWNDDSARMILSHCRRVMQPHSKLLIIERGFDDSDPLASGIRDLTMLVLFGGRDRTADECSTLLRSADFASTEIRAGAAGYFAVEGALA